Proteins encoded in a region of the Elaeis guineensis isolate ETL-2024a chromosome 7, EG11, whole genome shotgun sequence genome:
- the LOC105048405 gene encoding protein SAR DEFICIENT 1 codes for MAAKRLHNDSEYDKDPPEDKRMRRLPSFSTVIREAMMAKSLQNFFMALEPLFRKVVQEEVDRGLVQGTRLLQRPSQMHNIEAAEPPSMKLIFKRQPSPPIFTGSKVEDEDNKPLQVLLVDTYNNEIPQSSLPSPLKVEVVVLDGDFPSNDHEDWTSTEFQNSMVKERTGRRPLITGEVNLTLRDGTASISDLTFTDNSSWIRSRHFRIGARIVPGSYDGPKIKEAMTEPFTVKDHRGELYRKHYPPTLGDEVWRLEKIGKDGAFHKRLSAARIDTVQDFLKLSVINPDELRRILGVNMSDRMWEGTHNHARTCHLGDKVYLHRGQDCTLLLNSICEVVGIITTDGVMCTLKDFNISEEVYVQQLVREAYQNWDKLEEADGLLLNANVPLLQNEPVHQGGMESLPWYPVNAETAALEHQMGGFDEAGAPPNNLQLGFRGPAGNPTSSTSPIPWNHAYMAGLGGR; via the exons ATGGCAGCTAAAAGGCTTCATAACGATTCCGAGTATGACAAGGATCCACCGGAGGACAAACGGATGCGTCGCCTACCTTCTTTCTCAAC TGTGATCAGAGAAGCTATGATGGCGAAGTCATTGCAAAACTTCTTTATGGCCTTGGAACCGTTGTTCCGCAAAGTG GTGCAAGAAGAGGTGGATCGTGGACTAGTTCAGGGCACGCGTCTGCTTCAAAG GCCTTCCCAAATGCATAATATTGAAGCGGCTGAGCCACCTAGCATGAAACTAATCTTCAAAAGACAACCATCACCTCCAATCTTCACAGGAAGCAAGGTTGAAGATGAGGATAATAAACCTCTCCAGGTCCTCCTTGTAGACACCTATAACAATGAAATACCTCAGTCCTCACTTCCATCACCTCTTAAAGTAGAAGTGGTGGTCCTTGACGGCGATTTTCCTTCTAATGATCATGAAGACTGGACAAGCACTGAGTTCCAGAATAGCATGGTTAAAGAACGAACAGGAAGGAGGCCATTGATTACAGGAGAAGTGAACCTCACACTGAGAGATGGAACTGCTTCCATCTCGGATCTCACGTTTACCGATAACTCGAGTTGGATAAGAAGCAGGCACTTCAGAATAGGTGCAAGAATTGTGCCAGGGAGCTATGATGGACCGAAAATTAAAGAAGCCATGACTGAACCTTTCACAGTTAAAGATCACCGAGGTGAAT TGTACAGGAAGCATTATCCACCAACTCTCGGCGACGAGGTATGGCGACTAGAAAAGATTGGAAAAGATGGGGCATTCCACAAGAGGCTATCGGCTGCACGCATCGACACGGTCCAAGACTTCTTGAAGCTCTCAGTTATCAACCCTGATGAACTCCGCAGG ATATTGGGAGTTAATATGTCAGACCGGATGTGGGAGGGAACACATAATCATGCGAGGACCTGCCACTTGGGTGACAAGGTCTACTTGCACCGCGGACAGGATTGCACCCTTCTCTTGAACTCCATATGTGAAGTTGTTGGGATTATAACTACTGATGGCGTGATGTGCACGCTTAAGGATTTTAACATATCTGAGGAG GTCTATGTACAGCAGCTTGTCCGAGAGGCATATCAGAACTGGGATAAGTTGGAAGAAGCTGATGGATTATTGCTCAATGCCAACGTTCCTCTCCTTCAAA ATGAACCTGTTCACCAGGGTGGGATGGAATCATTGCCTTGGTATCCAGTAAACGCAGAAACCGCCGCATTAGAGCATCAAATGGGGGGTTTTGATGAGGCTGGAGCTCCTCCAAACAATCTGCAACTTGGATTTAGGGGTCCTGCCGGAAATCCAACATCCTCCACTTCTCCAATTCCGTGGAATCATGCATATATGGCAGGTTTAGGTGGAAGATGA